A window from Gossypium raimondii isolate GPD5lz chromosome 7, ASM2569854v1, whole genome shotgun sequence encodes these proteins:
- the LOC105768988 gene encoding phospholipase D alpha 1: MEQHLLHGTLNVTINEIDRLKISGGLLSKDVGLLDKGKILLAQLKRLVLCQSITDSKIYATVDLDKARAARTRMVKNEGQASPWNESFRIYCGHLISHIIFTVKYVNPIGATLIGRAYVPVQDIINGNIVDRWVNILDQNHVPIHGDSKIHVHLQFFNVTQDAHWSRGIKNRDFNGVPYTYFAQRQGCKVTLYKDAHTEDDSQPVFLAGGERYQVHRCWEDIFDAIDNAKHFIYITGWSVYTKITLIRDPRRPKPGGDLTLGELLKEKAKQGVTVLMLVWDDRTSVKELKKDGLMATHDEETANVFKGTNVHCVLCPRKPDHDESIVQESDINTMFTHHQKTVVVDGELPSERSGKRTVVSFVGGIDLCDGRYDTQEHPLFSTLGTVHHDDFHQPNFAGSSIKKGGPREPWHDIHCKLEGPVAWDVLYNFEQRWQKQVGTDILIPRTKLDEMVIQPSPLTSWNDPETWNVQIFRSIDGGAAAGFPEEPNEAAKIGLVSGKNVTIDRSIQDAYINAIRRAKNFIYIENQYFLGSSFAWKSQGIKVDDIGALHLIPKELSLKIVSKIEAGERFTVYIVIPMWPEGIPESESVQAILDWQRRTMEMMYTDITEALKKKGLNANPRDYLTFFCLGNKETTKSREYVPPEKPDPNSDYARAQQSRRFMIYVHAKMMIVDDEYIIIGSANINQRSMDGGRDTEIAMGAFQPFHIATDRQRAKGQIYGFRMALWWEHLGLPRPHTIFEHPESLQCVQTVNSLAEELWNEYSSDAVVQDLPGHLLRYPIEISDTGAITTLPNMEFFPDTKARILGTKSKSIPGIKSDYVLTLLTT, from the exons ATGGAGCAACATTTGCTGCATGGCACACTTAATGTGACCATAAATGAGATTGATAGACTAAAGATCTCTGGAGGATTGCTCAGCAAG GATGTTGGACTATTGGATAAAGGGAAAATATTGCTGGCCCAGCTTAAGAGACTCGTGCTATGCCAATCA ATCACTGATTCAAAAATATATGCAACAGTTGATCTAGATAAGGCAAGGGCGGCAAGGACCAGAATGGTAAAAAATGAAGGCCAAGCATCTCCATGGAACGAGAGTTTCCGCATCTATTGTGGACACTTAATCTCACACATCATCTTCACAGTCAAATATGTTAACCCTATTGGTGCAACACTCATTGGCAGAGCTTACGTTCCAGTTCAAGATATCATTAATGGGAACATAGTGGACCGGTGGGTTAACATCTTGGACCAAAACCATGTTCCCATTCATGGAGATTCCAAGATCCATGTTCACCTCCAGTTCTTCAATGTCACCCAAGATGCTCATTGGTCTCGAGGGATCAAAAACCGAGATTTTAATGGAGTTCCCTACACTTACTTTGCTCAACGACAAGGCTGCAAAGTTACACTTTACAAAGATGCTCATACTGAAGATGATTCCCAACCGGTGTTTTTGGCTGGAGGTGAGCGCTATCAGGTTCATAGATGCTGGGAAGACATCTTTGATGCAATAGACAATgccaaacattttatatatataaccgGGTGGTCTGTATACACCAAGATAACCTTGATACGGGACCCGAGACGGCCGAAGCCTGGTGGCGACCTAACACTCGGAGAGCTTCTCAAAGAAAAGGCTAAACAAGGTGTGACGGTTCTTATGCTTGTTTGGGATGATAGAACTTCGGTTAAGGAGCTGAAGAAGGATGGTTTAATGGCAACTCATGATGAAGAAACCGCTAATGTCTTCAAGGGTACTAATGTGCATTGTGTTTTATGTCCTCGGAAACCTGATCATGATGAAAGTATTGTTCAGGAAAGTGATATAAACACCATGTTTACTCACCATCAGAAGACGGTGGTCGTCGACGGCGAATTGCCAAGCGAAAGGTCCGGAAAGCGGACGGTAGTTAGTTTTGTCGGCGGTATTGATCTTTGCGACGGGAGATACGATACACAAGAGCATCCCCTGTTTAGTACTCTAGGGACGGTCCATCATGACGATTTCCATCAGCCGAATTTTGCTGGTTCTTCGATCAAGAAGGGTGGTCCGAGGGAACCTTGGCATGATATCCATTGCAAGCTAGAAGGTCCAGTTGCTTGGGACGTGTTGTACAATTTCGAGCAGCGATGGCAAAAGCAAGTTGGGACCGATATCCTGATCCCGCGAACCAAGCTCGATGAAATGGTGATTCAACCGTCGCCATTGACATCATGGAACGACCCTGAAACATGGAACGTTCAGATATTCAGATCCATTGATGGTGGGGCAGCTGCTGGATTCCCTGAAGAACCCAATGAAGCCGCCAAAATCGGTCTCGTAAGCGGAAAAAACGTAACCATTGATCGAAGCATCCAAGATGCTTATATCAATGCTATCCGAAGGGCGAAGAATTTCATTTATATTGAGAATCAGTATTTCTTGGGAAGCTCATTTGCCTGGAAATCACAAGGTATCAAGGTGGACGACATTGGTGCTTTGCATCTCATACCAAAGGAGCTTTCACTGAAAATTGTGAGCAAAATTGAAGCTGGAGAAAGGTTCACTGTCTACATAGTGATCCCAATGTGGCCTGAAGGTATACCTGAGAGTGAATCCGTTCAAGCAATTTTAGATTGGCAAAGGAGAACAATGGAGATGATGTACACTGATATTACTGAAGCTCTTAAAAAAAAGGGACTGAATGCAAATCCCAGGGACTATTTGACATTTTTCTGCCTTGGAAACAAGGAGACCACAAAATCTAGAGAATATGTACCTCCTGAGAAACCGGATCCTAATTCAGATTACGCTAGAGCTCAGCAGTCGCGACGTTTCATGATCTACGTTCACGCGAAAATGATGATTG TGGATGATGAATACATCATAATTGGATCAGCCAACATCAACCAGAGATCAATGGATGGTGGGAGAGACACTGAGATTGCCATGGGAGCATTTCAACCGTTTCATATAGCAACCGATCGCCAACGAGCCAAGGGTCAAATCTACGGTTTCCGAATGGCATTGTGGTGGGAGCACCTTGGACTTCCAAGACCACACACCATTTTCGAGCATCCAGAGAGTCTACAATGTGTTCAGACAGTCAATTCCTTAGCGGAGGAGCTATGGAATGAGTATTCAAGCGATGCAGTGGTTCAAGATCTGCCTGGTCACCTGCTTCGATATCCGATCGAAATCAGCGACACCGGAGCCATTACGACGTTGCCGAACATGGAGTTTTTCCCGGACACGAAAGCTCGTATCCTAGGCACCAAATCCAAATCTATCCCTGGCATCAAATCTGATTACGTTCTTACCCTCTTAACCACCTAG